The Oncorhynchus tshawytscha isolate Ot180627B linkage group LG12, Otsh_v2.0, whole genome shotgun sequence genome includes a window with the following:
- the klhl22 gene encoding kelch-like protein 22: MADDGELNQMGSPTSSSGQCGRQTYRSCAHSRSLLDGLFGLRQGGILFDVVLMVEGKPIQAHRILLAAACDYFRGMFAGGLRETQLTEIPVHGVTYTAMTKLLDFIYTSELELDLDNVQEVLVAATLVQIEEVIGFCCDFLFSWLDDSNILEVDKLADVYGLQQLGAKVHSYILRNIQTFSRTEVYRQLPPEKVLSVLSSDELEVSSENEVYEAALHYHYSPEQVETDQVSLQDNLRMLEAVRFCLMDKQVLQRLFGRLNQCPLKDFVAAALRYHEQELWQPILQGPLTQPRSNFNCILGFGGMFSSGSLTESEELFQVYHPSWGEWRTLTAAQAPRMSNQGIAVLNNFVYLIGGDKNTSGFRAETRCWRYDPRHNIWCSIKPLQQQHADHCVCVLDGHIYAAGGRDYSNELECVERYDPHTNTWEYVAALKREVYAHAGAVLDGKMYVTCGRRGMAYLRETYCYDPQHNQWAECAEGPVERAWHGMAAVNGRVYVIGGSNDERGYRRDVLQVACYSPADNSWSVMTPLPAGHGEPGVAVLGSLIYILGGRSHDKSNRMKYVHVYNTEADLWESGTAFEDRISGLAACVVLLSRAVIDQAKNWEQRTKASWEEVDLDNSED, from the exons ATGGCCGATGATGGGGAGCTGAACCAAATGGGGAGCCCCACCAGCTCATCTGGCCAATGTGGCCGCCAGACATATCGAAGTTGTGCCCATTCCCGCAGCCTGTTGGATGGGCTGTTTGGCTTAAGGCAGGGTGGCATCTTGTTTGATGTAGTACTCATGGTGGAGGGCAAGCCCATCCAAGCCCATCGTATCCTCCTGGCTGCCGCATGTGACTACTTCAG AGGGATGTTTGCTGGAGGTCTCAGAGAGACGCAGCTGACAGAGATTCCAGTGCATGGGGTGACCTACACTGCCATGACCAAACTTCTGGACTTCATCTACACATCGGAGCTTGAGCTAGACCTGGACAACGTGCAGGAGGTCCTGGTTGCTGCCACTCTTGTACAG ATTGAGGAGGTTATTGGCTTTTGCTGTGACTTCCTCTTTTCCTGGCTGGATGACAGCAACATCTTGGAAGTTGACAAGCTGGCTGATGTGTATGGGCTGCAGCAGCTGGGGGCCAAGGTGCACTCCTACATCCTGAGGAACATTCAGACGTTCTCTCGCACAGAGGTGTACCGCCAGCTTCCCCCAGAGAAGGTCCTCAGTGTGCTGAGCAGTGACGAGCTGGAGGTCAGCTCAGAGAACGAGGTGTACGAGGCAGCTTTGCACTACCACTACAGCCCAGAGCAGGTGGAGACAGACCAGGTGTCCCTCCAG gacAATCTGAGGATGCTCGAGGCAGTGCGTTTCTGCCTCATGGACAAACAGGTGTTGCAGAGACTGTTTGGGCGGCTGAATCAGTGTCCACTGAAGGACTTTGTGGCAGCTGCACTGCGTTACCATGAGCAGGAGCTTTGGCAGCCCATCCTGCAGGGCCCCCTCACCCAGCCCCGTTCCAACTTCAACTGCATCCTTGGCTTCGGAGGTATGTTCTCCTCTGGCTCACTGACTGAGAGCGAAGAATTGTTCCAGGTCTATCACCCTAGCTGGGGTGAGTGGAGGACACTCACGGCTGCTCAAGCCCCCCGCATGTCCAACCAAGGTATCGCTGTGCTGAACAACTTTGTCTATCTGATTGGGGGAGACAAGAACACCAGCGGCTTTCGTGCAGAGACTCGCTGCTGGAG ATATGACCCTCGCCACAACATCTGGTGCTCCATCAAGcccctgcagcagcagcatgcagaccactgtgtgtgtgtgctggatggACACATCTACGCTGCTGGGGGGCGCGACTACAGCAATGAACTGGAGTGTGTAGAACGCTACGACCCACACACCAACACCTGGGAATATGTGGCAGCCCTCAAGAGAGAG GTGTATGCACACGCCGGAGCAGTCTTGGATGGCAAGATGTACGTCACTTGTGGGCGGCGGGGAATGGCGTACCTGAGAGAGACATACTGTTATGACCCCCAGCACAACCAGTGGGCAGAGTGTGCAGAGGGGCCGGTGGAGCGGGCATGGCATGGTATGGCTGCTGTCAATGGACGGGTCTATGTCATTGGTGGCAGCAATGATGAGCGTGGGTACCGCCGAGATGTTCTCCAG GTGGCATGCTACAGCCCAGCAGATAACTCTTGGTCTGTGATGACTCCTCTACCAGCTGGTCATGGGGAGCCTGGTGTGGCAGTACTCGGCAGCCTCATCTACATACTAGGTGGGCGCTCTCATGACAAGAGCAACCGTATGAAATACGTGCACGTGTATAACACAGAGGCAGACCTCTGGGAGAGTGGGACAGCATTCGAGGACCGTATCTCCGGCCTGGCAGCCTGCGTGGTGCTCCTCTCCCGTGCTGTGATTGATCAAGCCAAGAACTGGGAGCAGCGCACCAAGGCATCCTGGGAGGAGGTGGATTTGGACAACtctgaggactga
- the tbx16 gene encoding LOW QUALITY PROTEIN: T-box transcription factor 16 (The sequence of the model RefSeq protein was modified relative to this genomic sequence to represent the inferred CDS: inserted 1 base in 1 codon), with protein sequence MQSIRDMKSNFIAPPSSSIPGGPDAYHQGNIRMTLEDPELXKSFHEIGTEMIITKPGRRMFPHCKINLSGLMPCSKYILLVDMVPVDGFRYKWNKEKWEVAGKAEPQPPCRTYLHPDSPAPGSHWMKQTVSFLKLKLTNNTLDQHGHIILHSMHRYHPRFHIVQADDMYSVRWSVFQTFTFPETSFTSVTAYQNTKITKLKIDHNPFAKGFRDEGTNTKRRANRNPACPENKAKKIDCLSRESDEDSPPDFPRSSFEGYEGEQAELPKTKEEEVVKEERYSPWGPEREHGHHVRTDSPPGPDAREMYNAEQLVPAPASYQPYRFHEYGKSPSPSSSVGSSNGGSGRASFESRVSDVATVPEHEASKPSTHEIGPSPCGTQPSGGHHQDYTGVLNMAQAGKPGVLSHHIYTPYSTEQTLGQWSGPSPVQYPPPHHLPSDYSTPAVHHGYHHGNVAEWSQYPLFSYSCW encoded by the exons ATGCAGTCCATCAGAG ACATGAAGTCCAACTTTAttgctccaccctcctcctctattCCCGGTGGTCCCGACGCCTATCACCAAGGCAACATCAGGATGACTCTGGAGGACCCAGAAC TGAAGTCTTTCCATGAAATTGGAACAGAGATGATTATCACTAAACCGGGCAG GAGAATGTTTCCACACTGTAAAATCAACCTTTCTGGGCTGATGCCTTGTTCCAAGTACATCTTGCTGGTTGACATGGTTCCTGTGGATGGTTTCAGGTATAAG TGGAATAAAGAGAAATGGGAAGTGGCTGGGAAAGCAGAGCCACAGCCCCCTTGCCGGACGTACCTGCATCCAGACTCTCCAGCCCCTGGGAGCCACTGGATGAAACAGACCGTGTCCTTCCTCAAGCTCAAGCTTACCAACAACACCCTAGACCAACATGGCCAT ATCATTTTGCACTCCATGCATCGCTACCACCCGCGCTTCCACATTGTCCAGGCAGACGACATGTACAGTGTACGCTGGAGTGTATTCCAGACCTTTACCTTCCCTGAGACCTCCTTCACCTCCGTCACTGCTTACCAGAACACTAAG ATAACCAAGCTGAAAATCGACCACAACCCATTTGCGAAAGGCTTTAGAGACGAAGGAACTAATACAAAAAG GCGCgctaacagaaacccagcctgccCAGAGAATAAAGCAAAGAAAATTGATTGTCTAAGCAGAGAGTCAGATGAGGACAGTCCTCCTG ACTTCCCCAGGTCATCATTTGAAGGATACGAAGGAGAGCAAGCAGAACTCCCCAAAACCAAAGAGGAGGAAGTGGTGAAAGAGGAACGCTACTCCCCCTGGGGGCCTGAGAGGGAGCATGGCCACCACGTCCGGACAGATTCACCCCCTGGACCTGACGCCAGAGAAATGTACAATGCAGAGCAGCTAGTACCAGCCCCGGCTTCATACCAGCCGTACAG GTTCCATGAATACGGGaagtctccatctccctcctccagcGTAGGCAGCAGCAACGGGGGTTCTGGACGCGCCAGCTTTGAGTCCAGAGTCTCTGATGTAGCCACAGTCCCAGAGCATGAGGCCTCCAAGCCCTCTACCCATGAGATCGGACCATCTCCCTGTGGCACCCAGCCCTCTGGAGGACATCACCAGGACTACACAGGGGTGCTCAACATGGCCCAGGCAGGCAAGCCAGGGGTCCTCAGCCACCACATTTACACCCCTTACAGCACCGAGCAGACCCTGGGCCAGTGGAGCGGCCCCAGCCCCGTCCAGTACCCTCCCCCTCACCACCTGCCCTCTGACTACAGTACCCCGGCTGTGCACCACGGATATCACCATGGCAATGTGGCTGAATGGAGCCAGTACCCACTCTTCTCTTACTCGTGCTGGTGA